The following DNA comes from Mycobacterium sp. MS1601.
GGCGTTCTCGGGCAGTAGGGCGAACTCGTCGAGACCGGGCAATTCGTCATCTGAGACCACGTCTCGCACCCTAAGCGATCTGTGGAGCCTGACCGACGCGCACCGCGCCGCTCAGACTCCACAGATCGTGGAAGAACCTAGCCCTGGATGTAGTTCTCGAGCTGCGTGCGGGCCACGTCGTCGGCCAGCTGCTTCGGCGGGCTCTTCATCAGGTAGGCCGAGGCCGCCTCGACGGGGCCACCGATACCGCGGTCCTTGGCGATCTTGGCGGCGCGCACCGCGTCGATGATGACGCCGGCGGAGTTGGGGGAGTCCCAGACCTCGAGCTTGTACTCGAGGTTCAGCGGCACGTCACCGAAGGCGCGGCCTTCGAGGCGGACGTAGGCCCACTTGCGGTCATCGAGCCAGCCGACGTGATCGGACGGGCCGATGTGCACGTCCTTGGTGTTGAACTCGCGCTGCAGGTTGGAGGTAACGGCCTGGGTCTTGGAGATCTTCTTCGATTCCAGGCGCGAGCGCTCCAGCATGTTGAGGAAGTCCATGTTGCCGCCGACGTTGAGCTGCATGGTGCGGTCCAGCTGCACGCCGCGGTCTTCGAACAGCTTGGCCATCACACGGTGGGTGATGGTGGCGCCCACCTGGCTCTTGATGTCGTCGCCGACGATCGGGACACCGGCGTCTTCGAACTTCTTGGCCCACACCGGATCCGAGGCGATGAACACGGGCAGCGCGTTGACGAAGGCCACGCCGGCGTCGATGGCGCACTGGGCGTAGAACTTGTCGGCCTCTTCCGAGCCCACCGGCAGGTAGGACACCAGGACGTCCACCTTGGCGTCCTTGAGGGCCTTGACCACGTCGACGGTTTCGGCGTCGGACACCTCGATGGTCTCGGCGTAGTACTTGCCGATACCGTCCAGGGTGGGGCCGCGCTGCACGATGACGTCGGTGGGCGGCACGTCCGCGATCTTGATGGTGTTGTTCTCGGAGGCGAAGATGGCCTCGGACAGGTCGAAGCCGACCTTCTTGGCGTCCACGTCGAAGGCGGCGACGAACTTCACGTCCCGGACGTGGTAGCGGCCGAACTTGACGTGCATCAGGCCGGGGACGGTGGAGTTCTCGTCGGCGTCCTTGTAGTACTGCACACCCTGCACCAGTGAGGACGCGCAGTTTCCGACGCCGACGATCGCGACCCGGATGTCCTGGTCAGTCATGGACGTATCCCTTCATCAGATAACTGCTTCTTGACGTTGTTACGGCTGATCGGTTCGGCCGTTGGCGACGCGCTCGGCGGCGATGAGCTCGTTGAGCCACTTCACTTCGCGCTCGCTGGACTCCAGCCCGAGTTGGTGGAGCTGGCGGGTGTACCGATCCAACGAACTGCTGGCCCGCGCGACGGCTTCACGCAGCCCTTCGCGGCGTTCCTCCACCTGACGGCGGCGGCCCTCGAGGATTCGCATCCTGGCCTCGGCCGGGGTGCGGTTGAAGAAGGCCAGGTGCACACCGAAGCCGTCGTCGGTGTAGTTCTGCGGACCCGTATCGGCCACCAGCTCGTTGAACCGCTGCCGCCCGGCCTCGGAGAGCTGGTAGACGCGACGAGCCCGCCGCACCTTGGTGGTTCCCTCCGGAGCCGCATCCTCGACGATGAGCCCGTCGGTCTGCATCCGGCGCAGGGCCGGATACAGCGAACCGTAGGAGAAGGCGCGGAATGCGCCCAGGAGTCCGGTCAGCCGCTTGCGGAGTTCATAGCCATGCATGGGCGATTCGAGCAGGAGACCGAGAATCGCGAGTTCCAACACTCCAATCACCTCCCTGGTTGTCCGTTACGGCGGTTCGACACCTCGCGCAATAGTATCGCGCCGATATATACGCCGCTACATCAGTCCGACATCCGGGCAACAACAAGAGGACGCCCGGGCGGACCGAGCGAAGCAGATCAGGCCGGAAACGAGAGGGCCTGGGTTACCCGCTGGGGTACGAGACCCGTTTGATCTGCCCGTCGCCGCCCAGTTCGAGGTAGCCGCTGTTCCCGAACTCGGGGAGACGTAGATGCTGATCTCGATGGCCTCCGGCGGTGCGGTCATGTCGTCGCTGGGGCCGACGGTCATGTAGACGGTCTCCACCTCGGCCGGATCGATTCCCAGCGTCTCGGGAGCGCCGCGCAGGATGCCGACGAAGGTGGGGATGTCGAACGCCGCCAGATCCACCAGCCGGGCATCGTTGCTCATGCTGGTCTCGGTGGGGTCGTCGAATCCGCCCCGATAGGAGTAGCTCAGAGCGCGCCGCGGCTCTGCGGGGTCGGCCCGATCCAGCGAGGCGTAGTCGGAGTAGATCGTCAGGTCGTAGCCCATGGTGTCGCCGAACTTCTGCCGCATCTGCTCGAACAGTCCCGTCAGCCCGCCGAGCGAGTGCAGCTGTCGCGGCGGGGTCAGCACGGTCGCCGGGATGCCGTCGTCCTTGGCGCCCGGATCGGATTCGAAGCTCAGCGGTGAACTGGTGTTGCCGTACAACCCCCAGCCGATACCGATCCCGAGCACCACCAGAACGGCCGCCACCGCGGCGCGCAATCCCCAGCCGACGCCCGGCCCGGCGTCCGTCGCCGACGGCTTCTTCAGGTCGGGCAGTTTGACGGGCGCGTTCTCGATCTGCAGATCGGCGACCAGCGCCTGCAGTTCCCCCAGTGTGGACGCGGTGGTGGCGGAGGCCACTCGCTGCCGGTGCTCTTCCATCGAGAGCTGACCGTCGGCCAGCGCACTGTCGAGCACCGTGCAGGTGTCGTTGCGGTTGGTGTCTTTGGCCCGTGTACCTGCTGTTTGACGCGTTGCCACGCGATAGAGGGTATGGGATTTCCCCGCGGTCGAAGTGACGGGCATCATGCGTGCCGTTGGTGCTGGCCAGATGCCCGGTTTGGTACGCACCCCCGGCCCGTCCCGCCTCGACGGCTGCAGGGCCGACGTACTCTTGTGATCGTGCGATTGCAGCGACAGGTGGTGGATTACGCGCTTCGGCGGCGATCCCTGCTGGCCGAGGTGTATTCCGGCCGCACGGGCGTCTCCGAGGTTTGTGATGCCAACCCCTACCTGTTGCGCGCCGCGAAGTTTCACGGAAAGACCAGTTCGGTGATGTGTCCGATCTGCCGCAAGGAACAGCTGACGCTGGTCTCCTGGGTGTTTGGTGATCACCTGGGTCCGGTGTCAGGCTCGGCACGCACCGCCGAGGAATTGGTCCTGTTGGCGACCAAGCACGAGGAGTTCTCCGTACACGTGGTGGAGGTATGCCGGACTTGCAGCTGGAACCATCTGGTCAAGTCATATGTGCTGGGCGCGCCACGGTCTCCGAAGGCGCCACGTACCCGGACGGCGCGCAAGGGCGCGCGAACGGCCAGTGAGTAGTCCGGGGCGGCACGAGAGGTCGGCTTCTGATGTCCAGCGTGGGTCAGGGGCCGGTGGTGCGCACGCCAGATCAGAACACGAGACCCGTCGCCTTCCCTCGCAGCCTCAGCATCGCCCGGACCAGCGACCGACATCGGTCATCCCGCCGGTGCGGGACACTCCCGATCCGCGCCTGCGCGACCCGATCGATGTAGTCAAAGCGGCACTCGACGGCACCCCGCCCCCACCCAGACCCCCGCACGGCGGTGGCGGACCGCCCGGTGGTGGCGAGCCGCCGAAGAAACCCTCCCAGATCAACTGGAAATGGGTCCGGCGTGGTGCCGCGATGTGCGCGGCCGTGCTGATCTTGTTGCCGATCATCACGTTCGGTATGGCCTACTTCATCGTCGAGGTACCCAAGCCGGGCGACATCCGCACGGCCCAGGTGTCGACGATCCTGGCCAGCGACGGTTCTGAGCTGGCCAGGATCATTCCCCCGGAAGGCAACCGGGTGGACGTCAACATCGACCAGATTCCGGTGTCGGTGCGCGATGCCGTGATGGCCGCGGAAGACCGCGACTTCTACTCCAATCCGGGTTTCTCGTTCACCGGGTTCCTGCGAGCCGCCAAGAACAACCTCACCGGCGGGGATCTGCAGGGCGCCTCCACCATCACCCAGCAGTACGTCAAGAACGCACTGGTCGGTGACGCCCGTTCAGGTATCGGCGGTGTCATCCGCAAGGCCAAGGAGCTGGTCATCTCCACCAAGATGTCCAGTGAGTGGTCCAAAGACCAGGTGATGCAGTCGTATCTGAACATCATCTACTTCGGTCGCGGCGCCTATGGTGTGGCGGCCGCGGCGCAGGCGTACTTCGCCAAACCCGTCGAACAACTCAGCGTGGCCGAGGGCGCCCTGCTGGCGGCGCTGATCCAGCGCCCGTCCGCCCTGGATCCCGCGGTGGATCTCGAGGGTGCGACGGACCGCTGGAACTGGGTGCTCGACGGCATGGTCGAGATCGGTGCGTTGTCGCCGCAGGATCGCGACGCGCAGGTCTTTCCGCCGACCATCCCACCGGATCAGGCGCAGACCGCCAATCAGACCACCGGGCCCAACGGCCTGATCGAACGGCAGGTCATCGCCGAGTTGCTGACGTTGTTCGACATCAACGAACAGCAGCTCAACACCGAGGGCCTGCAGATCACCACCACCATTGATCCCAAGGCGCAGAGCGCGGCCGAAGCGGCGGTCACCGAAACGCTGGAAGGTCAGGATCCCGACATGCGGTCGGCGGTGGTGTCCATCGATCCGAAGACGGGCGCGATCAAGGCCTACTACGGTGGCGCCGACGCCAACGGATTCGACTTCGCCCAGGCCGGCCTGCCCACCGGCTCGTCGTTCAAGGTGTTCGCCCTCGTTGCTGCTCTCGAGCAGGGCAAAGGTTTGGGCTATCAGGTCGACTCGTCGCCGCTCACGGTCAACGGCATCCAGATCAGCAATGTCGAGGGCAGCAACTGCGGCACCTGCAACATCGCCGAAGCACTCAAGCGTTCGCTGAACACCAGTTTCTACCGGTTGATGCTGGAGCTCGACAACGGCCCGGCCGACGTCGCCGACGCTGCGCACCGTGCCGGTATCGCCGAGAGCTTCCCCGGGGTGGAACACACGCTCAGTGAGGACGGCCAGGGCGGCCCGCCGAACAACGGTGTGGTGTTGGGGCAGTATCAATCCCGGGTTCTCGACATGGCCTCGGCGTACGCCACGCTGGCTGACTCCGGCGTTTACCATCGCCCACATTTTGTGCAGAAGGTGGTCAACGCCCAGGGCCAGGTGCTGTTCGACGCGGCCAACCAGGACACCGAGGGTGAGCAGCGCATCGACAAGGCGGTCGCCGACAACGTCACTGCCGCCATGCAGCCCATTGCCGGATATGCCAACGGGCACAATCTGGCCGGGGCCGGAAGTCGGCGGCCAAGACGGGCACCAACCAGCTCGGCGACACCGGCGACAACCGTGACGCGTGGATGGTCGGGTACACCCCGTCGCTGTCGACGGCGGTCTGGGTGGGCACCACCGAGGGCACCAAACCCCTGGAGAATCAATGGGGCTCGCCGGTCTACGGTTCGGGGCTGCCGTCGGACATCTGGAAAGCGACCATGGACGGCGCGCTCGACGGCACCGACAACGAGGACTTCCCCAAGCCGACGGAGATCGGCGGCTACGCCGGTGTGCCTGCTGCCCCGCCGCCACGGCCCACCGAGACCGCACCGCCGACGCCCCCGCCCGGCACGGTGATCCAGCCGAGTCTCGAGATCGCTCCCGGGATCACCATTCCGCTGGGGCCGCCGACGACGGTGCCCGCACCGGCACCGGGTGCGCCTCCTGTGCCCGGAGCTCCGGTTCCGCCGCCGGGTGATCCGCTTGCGCCTGTTCCGCCGCCGGGTCCGCCTGCTCCGTGACGGAAGAAGTCTCGCCGCAGCGGCTGGCCTCGGACACCCGCAGCGCTGATGATCGTGATCTTCCGAGCCGCAACGACAAGATGGTGTCGGCCATGTCCGATGTGGTCGGTGGCCCGGTGGGACGCCACGCGTTGATCGGCAGGCAGCGGTTCTTCACGCCGCTGCGGGTCATCTTCGTGATCGCCGTGATGTTCCTGGCGCTGGGGTGGGCCACAAAATCGCCCTGCCTGCAGACCATTGGCACCGGGTCGGCTGATCAGCGGGTGGCCAACTGGGAGAACCAGCGGGCCTACTACAGCTTGTGCTATTCCGACACCGTGCCGCTGTACACCGCGGAGTTGTTGAGCCAGGGCAAGTTCCCGTACAAGTCGAGCTGGTTGGAAACCGACGAGAACGGCCAGCCCCGCACCCAGTACGACGGCACCGCAGCTGTTCGCTACATGGAGTATCCGGTGATCACCGGTGTCTACCAGTACGTGGCGATGGCATTGGCCAAGACGTATTCGGCGCTCACGCGGGCGGTGTCGTGGCCGGTGCTCTCGGGCGTCGCCGAAGTGGTGATGTTCTTCAACATCGCGGCGTTCGGGCTGGCGCTGGCGTGGCTGACGACGGTGTGGGCCACCGCGATGCTGGCCGGGCGGCGCATCTGGGACGCGGCGCTGGTGGCCGGTTCACCCCTGCTGATCTTCCAGATCTTCACCAACTTCGATGCACTGGCAACGGCTTTCGCGATGGGTGGGTTGCTGGCCTGGGCACGCCGAAAACCGGTGTTGGCCGGTGTCCTGATCGGCCTCGGGGTGGCGGCCAAGCTCTATCCGGTGCTGCTGCTGTTGCCCATCGTGGCGCTGGCGTTGAGGTCGAATCGGCTGGCGGAGGCGGGAAAGACGGTGGCGGCGGCGCTGGCCGCGTGGCTGGTGGTCAACCTGCCGATCATGGTGCTGTTCCCGGCCGGGTGGGCAGAGTTCTTCCGACTCAACAGCCGCCGCGGTGAGGACATGGACTCGTTGTACAACGTGTTCGGAAGCTTCACCGGCTGGCCGGGTTTCGACGCCGATCTCGGGTTCTGGGAGCCGCCGGCGATTCTCAACACCGTCACGGCACTGTTGTTCGGATTGTGTTGCGCCGCCATCGTCTACATTGCCCTGACGGCGCCACAGCGGCCGAGGTTGGCACAGTTGGCTCTCCTGGTGGTGGCGGCTTTCCTGCTGACCAACAAGGTGTGGAGTCCGCAGTTCTCGCTGTGGCTGGTGCCATTGGCGGTCTTGGCGTTGCCGCACCGTCGGCTCCTGCTGGCCTGGATGACCATCGACGCGCTGGTGTGGGTGCCGCGGATGCTGTACCTCTTCGGTGAGCAGAACAAAGGGCTGCCCGAGCAGGCCCTCACCACCACCGTGCTGTTGCGGGACCTCGCGGTTGTCGGGCTCTGCGTCCTGGTGATCCGGCAGATCTACCGCCCCGCCGAGGACCTGGTGCGCTGGGGTGGGCGCATCGACGACCCGTCAGGTGGGTTGTTCGATCGCGCCCCCGATGCCCCACCGTCCTGGTTGCCGTCGTGGCTGCGGCCCAGATCGGTTACTGTCAGCACTGCCGGTCAACCCGCCGGCTCCGATGGGCAAGCAGGAAGCCGGTGTGAATCCGGCGCGGTCCCGCCACGGTGACCGGGTAGAACCCGGGAGTCCGATACTGCCCCCGCCGGACGCCCTGCTCTGGGACGAGGACATCCCGGATGGAGTCAATCGTGTCTGCACGCACCTGCCTGACCTTTCTCGCCGCCGCCGCACTGCTTGTCGGGTGTGGCTCCCAAACCCCTGATACGGCAACAACTTCCGCGATCGACAACTGCGGGGTGCAGGTTACCGTCGACCAACCGCCCACCCGGGCAGTGGGCTACTATCAGCACGCCACCGAAATGATGCTCGCACTCGGGCTGCAGGATTCGATGGTCGGCACGGTCTATCCGGACAATCCACCGTTGCCGCAGTACACCGCGGCCTATGAGGCGATCCCGGAGATCTCGGACAAGGACGCGTCTTTCGAGCAGGTGATCGCGGTCGATCCCGATTTTGTGTACGGCGGTTACAACAGCGCATTCGACGAGGCCCAGGGCCGCTCCCGGCAAGCGTTCGCCGATGCCGGTGTCACCACCTATCTCAACCCGGAGTACTGCGCCACGTCACCGATCACCATGGCGGACGTGTACGCCGAGGTCGACCGGATCGCCGGTATCTTCGGTGTCGCAGACCGTGCCGCGAGCCTCACCGACGAGATGAAGAACAGTGTGGCCGAAGCTTCCGGCGCCGTACAGGACGTCACGCCGCTGCGGGCGTTCGTCTACGACAGCGGTGAGGGCACCGCGTTCACCGCGGGCGGCCAGGGCATCGGCAATCAGATCATCGAATTGGCCGGGGCCAGCAATGTTTTCGCCGACGTGCAGGACACCTTTGCCGACGTGTCCTGGGAGCAGGTGATCGACCGCAGCCCGGAGGTCATCATCATCTACGACTACTTCGGTACCCCGTCGGTGGAGGAGAAGAAGGCCTTTCTCAAGAGCAGGCCCGAGCTGGCCGATGTCCCCGCCATCCGCAATGACAGGTTCGCGGTGCTCACCCTGCAGGACGCGGTGCTCGGCGTCCGCGCACCGTATGCGGTGGGGGAGCTGGCCGCCCAGCTGCACCCCGACAGGTTCTGATGACGCTGGTTGCGGCGTTGTCCAGGGCCGCACGGTACGGCGAGTACTTCGAGACCCAACTCGACAGCGCACCACCACCTTTCGATCTTGGTGCGGCGCTGGAGGCCAGGGCGACCCGGCTGGGTACCACCGAGGCGCGGGTGGCGGCCTCGGCTCTGCAGTACGAGTTCGCCGAACGCCTGTGGGCAGTGTCGTTGGGAGCGTGGGCGTTCGGCCGGGTGGTTCCGGACCTGACCGCACTGAAGTACGGATGCGCCGACGACAGCACCCTGATACTCGGCTTCACCGCGCCGGTGGGCACCAGGGCAGATACTCCCGGTGAGGTGGCAGGGCTGCTGTACCGCAACGTCGTCGACGTGCAGTTGGCACCGTTTCATCAACTTCTGCGGGCGACGGTCAAGATGGCCGACGGACTGCTGTGGGGAAACGCCGCCACCGCGCTGGTGCTGGCAGCGCGCTCGGCCAGTCGCGCCAGGTCGTGCTACGCCGCCACCGCGCTGCTGCTGGAACAGCCACCGTTGGCCGGCCGTCTCACCGGTCCTGTCGCTACCCCGAAGCGCCGCAGCTGCTGTCTGTACTACCGCACCGCCGCCGGGCGCACCTGCAGTGACTGCCCGCTGCCCAAGGTGCCTGCGTGAGAACCCACCCACCGTATCCGCTGGTGATCCTCGTGCTGTTGGTGGTACTCGTGGCCGCCGTGATGCTCGGGTTGGCCGTGGGATCGGTGTCGGTCCCTACCTCGGAGGTGCTCAAAGCGCTCCTGCGGCAGCCAGTTGAGCCACAGCATCAGACCATCGTGATGCAGTCACGAGCTCCCCGGGTGTTGCTGGGGGCGGTGGTGGGCTCCGGACTGGGAGTGGTGGGGATGACACTGCAGGCGCTGGTGCGCAATCCGCTCGCCGACCCGTACCTGTTGGGTGTGTCCTCCGGAGCGTCTGTCGGCGCGGTGGCTGTGATCCTGAGTGGCGTGGCGATTTTCGGCTTCGCCTCGGTGTCGGTGGCGGCCTTCGCCGGCTCACTGGGTGCGCTGGCGGTGGTCTATCTGCTGTCGCGGGCGGGTGGTCAGATCACCACCACCCGTCTGGTGCTCGCAGGGGTGGCGGTGGCTTACGTGCTGTCTGCGGTCACCAGCCTGATGTTGATCATGGCCCGTACCGGCGACCAGGCGCGGCAGGTGCTCACGTGGCTGCTCGGTGGACTGGGCGGGGCCAGCTGGGCATCGTTGTGGCTGCCCATGGGAGTGGTGCTGGCGGGTTTGGCGGTGCTGTTGGCCCAGTCCCGCACGCTCAATGTGCTGCTGGCCGGTGACGAAGCAGCCATCACGATGGGCGTGGACGCCAACAGGTTTCGGGCTCGGATGTTCGTGCTGACCTCACTGGTCACCGGTGTGCTGGTGGCGGTCAGCGGTCCGATCGGATTTGTCGGGCTCATCCTGCCGCACGCCATGCGCCTGGTGGTGGGCAGTGATCACCGACGCGCGCTCCCTGCCACCGCATTGGCCGGCGCGTCGTTCCTGGTGTTGGCGGACGTGGCGGCCCGCACATTGGCCGCGCCCCAGGAGATCCCGGTGGGTGTGCTGACCGCGCTGTGCGGCGGCCCATTTTTCCTGTGGCTGATCCGCCGAGATGCCCGCCGCGCGGTGGCGCCATGAGTGCCGCGCACCTGGAAGCGCGGGCGGTGTCGGTTCGCCTTGGCGGTCGGCTCGTCGTCGACGGTGTGTCGGTCATTGCCGAGCCGGGCGCTGTGGTCGGTATCGTCGGACCCAACGGATGCGGCAAGTCCACCCTGCTGCGAGCGCTGGTGCGTGTCCTGGCGCCGGCGGCGGGGCAGGTGTTGCTCGACGGGGTGGACATCGCCGCTCTGTCGAGCCGCGAGTTCGCGCGCAGTGTGGCGGTGGTATTCCAGGACACGGCAGGTGATTTCGACTTGCGGGCCAACGACGTCGTGGCGATGGGGCGTGCGCCGTTCAAGAGAATGTTCCAGCGCGACGACGCGACCGATGACCGTCTTGTCGAGCAGGCACTCGAACTCGTCGGCGCGCTGCATCTGCGGTGGCAGCCGTTTGCGTTGATGTCCGGTGGCGAACGGCAGCGGGTGCTGATCGCCCGCGCACTGGCGCAGCAGCCGAGGTTGCTGGTGCTCGACGAGCCGACCAACCACCTCGACATCCGGCACCAGTTCGATGCGCTGGCCCTACCGCGGCGCCTCGGCGTCACGGCCGTTGTCGCCTTGCATGACCTGAACCTCGCCGCCCACTACTGCGATGTCATCCACGTGCTGCGGCACGGACAGGTGGTGGCCGCGGGCACTCCCGCGGAAGTGTTGCGAACGGAGCTGTTGGCACAGGTGTACGGCGTCACCGCCACCGTGGGCGCCAACCCGGCGACCGGCCGGCGGCATGTCAGCTTCGATCCGGACCGATGAGACCGACTGTCTGCTAGGCGGATTCGCGGGGGACAATCCGATAGCCCACGTCGACGGCTGGGGTCTCGACGGGTGAGTCCTGCATACGTGCCAGTAGCAGTTGGGCCGCGCGGGTGCCGATCTCTGCGGCATCGACGTGCACGGTGGTCAACGATGGCACCAGGTGGCGGGCCACCTCGAAGTCACCGAAGCCGGTGATCGCCAGTTGATTCGGTACCGAGATACCGCGCCGACGCGCAGCCAGCACCGCAGCGGCGGCGTAGATGTCGGAGGTGAACACCGCCGCCGTGGTCTCGGGATGACGGTCGAGGACCGCGGACAGCAGCTCGCTACCGGTGTCCATCGACATTCTCCGGCCGACGAGGTCCACCACACGCACCGGCTCGTCTGGCAGCAGCGCTTCCACACCCGCGCGGAACCCCTCGAACCGTCGGGTGGTCCGATCGTCGCCCGAGCGCAGCACACCGGCGAAGGTCAGCCTGCGATGCCCCCGCGACACCAGATAGCGGACCATGTCCAGCATGGCGTCGCGGTTGGAGAAGCCAACCAGCGTGTCCAGTGGCTTGGAGGTGCAGTCCCACGTCTCCACCACCGGCGCGCCGTAGTCGCGAAGCAGTCTGATGGTTTCGGTGGTGTGCAGTGTGCCGACGATGAGGAAACCGTCGGGCCGTCGGGACACCGCTCCGCGGACCAGCTCCTCCTCACGCGCTGTGTCGTAATCGCTGCTCTCGACAGTTGTTTGATAACCCGCCTGGGTCAGCAGAGATGCCGAGGCGGTGAGGGTGTCGGCAAAGATGGACGCCGACATCACGGGAACGATCGCGGAGACGGTGCGGCTGCGATTCGAGGCGAGATGGCTGGCAGCCAGGTTTGGAACGTAACCGGTGTCGATGATCGCCTGCTGGACGCGGCGGCGGGTCCGCTCGGAAACCCTTTCTGGACTGCTCAATACGCGTGAGACCGTCTGGGCGGAGACCCCTGCGGTGCGCCCGACGTCCTGCATGGTGACCCGTCTGGTCGACGACGCGCTCCTGCGCCGACGCTGGCCCGCCCCGGACACCCAGGCCCCCTTCGGTCGTTGTGGTCGCATCTCAGGGTACCGAGCGGTACCAGGTTTGCGGTGTGCGCTCACTCACCGTCCGAGTCTCTCCGGGTGCGTGCCACAGAAAGGTCTTGGACGCCTCGGGCGTCACTGTGATCGTCAGCAGCAGAACCGGTTTGGCGTGGCGAACGTGATCATGGATGTGCGGCGCCCGCGGTCGTCGGTGCCGACGCTTGGCTGTGGGGGAGTCGTCGCCGCACCATGCACATGTCGTGGCCGTCG
Coding sequences within:
- a CDS encoding (2Fe-2S)-binding protein, with product MTLVAALSRAARYGEYFETQLDSAPPPFDLGAALEARATRLGTTEARVAASALQYEFAERLWAVSLGAWAFGRVVPDLTALKYGCADDSTLILGFTAPVGTRADTPGEVAGLLYRNVVDVQLAPFHQLLRATVKMADGLLWGNAATALVLAARSASRARSCYAATALLLEQPPLAGRLTGPVATPKRRSCCLYYRTAAGRTCSDCPLPKVPA
- a CDS encoding FecCD family ABC transporter permease is translated as MRTHPPYPLVILVLLVVLVAAVMLGLAVGSVSVPTSEVLKALLRQPVEPQHQTIVMQSRAPRVLLGAVVGSGLGVVGMTLQALVRNPLADPYLLGVSSGASVGAVAVILSGVAIFGFASVSVAAFAGSLGALAVVYLLSRAGGQITTTRLVLAGVAVAYVLSAVTSLMLIMARTGDQARQVLTWLLGGLGGASWASLWLPMGVVLAGLAVLLAQSRTLNVLLAGDEAAITMGVDANRFRARMFVLTSLVTGVLVAVSGPIGFVGLILPHAMRLVVGSDHRRALPATALAGASFLVLADVAARTLAAPQEIPVGVLTALCGGPFFLWLIRRDARRAVAP
- a CDS encoding DUF5318 domain-containing protein; amino-acid sequence: MRLQRQVVDYALRRRSLLAEVYSGRTGVSEVCDANPYLLRAAKFHGKTSSVMCPICRKEQLTLVSWVFGDHLGPVSGSARTAEELVLLATKHEEFSVHVVEVCRTCSWNHLVKSYVLGAPRSPKAPRTRTARKGARTASE
- a CDS encoding PadR family transcriptional regulator yields the protein MLELAILGLLLESPMHGYELRKRLTGLLGAFRAFSYGSLYPALRRMQTDGLIVEDAAPEGTTKVRRARRVYQLSEAGRQRFNELVADTGPQNYTDDGFGVHLAFFNRTPAEARMRILEGRRRQVEERREGLREAVARASSSLDRYTRQLHQLGLESSEREVKWLNELIAAERVANGRTDQP
- a CDS encoding ABC transporter ATP-binding protein codes for the protein MSAAHLEARAVSVRLGGRLVVDGVSVIAEPGAVVGIVGPNGCGKSTLLRALVRVLAPAAGQVLLDGVDIAALSSREFARSVAVVFQDTAGDFDLRANDVVAMGRAPFKRMFQRDDATDDRLVEQALELVGALHLRWQPFALMSGGERQRVLIARALAQQPRLLVLDEPTNHLDIRHQFDALALPRRLGVTAVVALHDLNLAAHYCDVIHVLRHGQVVAAGTPAEVLRTELLAQVYGVTATVGANPATGRRHVSFDPDR
- a CDS encoding ABC transporter substrate-binding protein: MSARTCLTFLAAAALLVGCGSQTPDTATTSAIDNCGVQVTVDQPPTRAVGYYQHATEMMLALGLQDSMVGTVYPDNPPLPQYTAAYEAIPEISDKDASFEQVIAVDPDFVYGGYNSAFDEAQGRSRQAFADAGVTTYLNPEYCATSPITMADVYAEVDRIAGIFGVADRAASLTDEMKNSVAEASGAVQDVTPLRAFVYDSGEGTAFTAGGQGIGNQIIELAGASNVFADVQDTFADVSWEQVIDRSPEVIIIYDYFGTPSVEEKKAFLKSRPELADVPAIRNDRFAVLTLQDAVLGVRAPYAVGELAAQLHPDRF
- a CDS encoding inositol-3-phosphate synthase — translated: MTDQDIRVAIVGVGNCASSLVQGVQYYKDADENSTVPGLMHVKFGRYHVRDVKFVAAFDVDAKKVGFDLSEAIFASENNTIKIADVPPTDVIVQRGPTLDGIGKYYAETIEVSDAETVDVVKALKDAKVDVLVSYLPVGSEEADKFYAQCAIDAGVAFVNALPVFIASDPVWAKKFEDAGVPIVGDDIKSQVGATITHRVMAKLFEDRGVQLDRTMQLNVGGNMDFLNMLERSRLESKKISKTQAVTSNLQREFNTKDVHIGPSDHVGWLDDRKWAYVRLEGRAFGDVPLNLEYKLEVWDSPNSAGVIIDAVRAAKIAKDRGIGGPVEAASAYLMKSPPKQLADDVARTQLENYIQG
- a CDS encoding DUF1707 SHOCT-like domain-containing protein, with protein sequence MATRQTAGTRAKDTNRNDTCTVLDSALADGQLSMEEHRQRVASATTASTLGELQALVADLQIENAPVKLPDLKKPSATDAGPGVGWGLRAAVAAVLVVLGIGIGWGLYGNTSSPLSFESDPGAKDDGIPATVLTPPRQLHSLGGLTGLFEQMRQKFGDTMGYDLTIYSDYASLDRADPAEPRRALSYSYRGGFDDPTETSMSNDARLVDLAAFDIPTFVGILRGAPETLGIDPAEVETVYMTVGPSDDMTAPPEAIEISIYVSPSSGTAATSNWAATGRSNGSRTPAGNPGPLVSGLICFARSARASSCCCPDVGLM
- a CDS encoding LacI family DNA-binding transcriptional regulator, whose amino-acid sequence is MSGAGQRRRRSASSTRRVTMQDVGRTAGVSAQTVSRVLSSPERVSERTRRRVQQAIIDTGYVPNLAASHLASNRSRTVSAIVPVMSASIFADTLTASASLLTQAGYQTTVESSDYDTAREEELVRGAVSRRPDGFLIVGTLHTTETIRLLRDYGAPVVETWDCTSKPLDTLVGFSNRDAMLDMVRYLVSRGHRRLTFAGVLRSGDDRTTRRFEGFRAGVEALLPDEPVRVVDLVGRRMSMDTGSELLSAVLDRHPETTAAVFTSDIYAAAAVLAARRRGISVPNQLAITGFGDFEVARHLVPSLTTVHVDAAEIGTRAAQLLLARMQDSPVETPAVDVGYRIVPRESA